The following nucleotide sequence is from Gymnodinialimonas phycosphaerae.
CCCGAAGTCAGCGCGTTCCGGCTGGCTGTATTGGCGGACTTTGTCCTCGGACCAGCCGTAGGCGTCCGATGTGCCGAAGATATCAGGGAAACGTTGCGTCGCGTAAGGGCGGGTCTTGTCGTAGGCGGCGACAGCCTCTTGCAGATTGTCTTCGCGATATCGGTCGGAGTGGACGGTCACAGACAGCGGCAGGCGCGGGGTAATCGGCGGCGTTTGCGCCGGATAGCCAATCGCCAGCCCCGCGAAGGGGAAGACGTGGTCCGGCAGGTGCAGCAAGTCGGCGACGGCGCGCGCCCTGTTGCGCACAGCGCTGATCGGGCAGCATCCAAGGCCCATTGCCTCTGCCGCCGTGACGAACGCGCCCAAAGCGATGGCCGCATCAGCGGTGGCGTTGATCACCGCATCAAGATGGTCGTTGGCAAAGGGGATGTTGTGCCATTGGTGCAAAAGCCGTTGGCGGCGGTTGTTGCCACAGAACACGGCGAGCATCGGCGCCCCCGCAACCCAAGCCTGCCCGCCGACAAGGCGCGCAAGTTCTTCCCGAACATCTGCCGACGTCAGCAAGACGATATCGCGCTGTTGCAGGTCGCTTTTTGTGGGCGAGGCCAACGCCACGGCGCAGAGGGTTTGCAAAAGCGGGTCGGGCACGGCGCGATCCTGAAACATCCGGCACGACCCCCGTGCGGCCATGGAGGCCAATAAGTCATCTTGGACCATGTCGGGCGCATCGCCGTAGCGGGCCGGGAGGGGGTCTTGTGGCATGTGGCTCTCCGCAGTTCGTTAGGCTTGCTTACAAGAAGATAAAGAAATTATCGCATTCATAAAGCTGCACTGTCCGATATACTCTGCCATGAAGCCAGCCGGAATGGGAAGCACGGGCCAGTATGACAACAGACGTTCTGAAAGTGACAATCGAGCGTGGCGCGGGCCAGGATGTGTTCGAGGTGCCCGCCTACGACAGCCAGACTGTCCTCGACGTCGTGTCCTGGGTTCAGCAGAATGCCGACCCCACGTTGAGCTACCGTTTCGCCTGCCGCGTCGGCATGTGTGGCAGTTGTGCGATGATGGTCAACGGCGTACCGCGTTGGACCTGCCGGACCCATATCTCCAAGGTATTGGAAGGAAACGAGGTCACGATTGGGCCGTTGAGGAATCTGCCTGTTATCAAAGACCTGGCGGTGGATATGGACCCGTTCTTCGACAAGTGGGTCGCCGCCGAAGGGGTCCACCATGGTGGCCTGACCCGCGATGATCCCATCGCCCCGGTCGACGAGAGCAGCGCAGGCCGGGTAGAGGCAAACGCGGGGATCGAATGCATCAACTGCTCGGTCTGCTACGCGGCCTGTGATACGGTGGCGGGGAATACGGATTACCTTGGCCCGGCGGCGTTGCAGCGGGCCTGGACGCTGCTGAATGACACGAAGGACGAGGGCCGCGCGGCGATTCTCGACGCGGTGTCGGGCACGGGCGGATGCCACAATTGCCACTCGATGGGGTCATGCACGGCGTATTGCCCCAACGATCTGGACCCGATGTCGGCGATTGCGGGGCTGAAACGGGAAACCGCAAAGAACTGGTTCCGGAGGGGGCGCTGAGATGCTGACCATACGGCTTTACATGCTGCAACGGATCACCGCGCTTTTGATGGCACCCCTGGTCATCGGCCACCTTGCGGTGATGATCTACGCAATTCAGGGCGGGATCTCGGCGGAGGAAATCCTGGGCCGCACGCAGGGATCGCTGGCGTGGTTCGCCTTCTACGGCACCTTCGTGGCGGCCGTCTCGATCCACGGGGCCATCGGCTTGCGCGCCGTTGTCCATGAATGGGGCGGGGTGAAAGGTCCGGCACTGGAGGTGCTGATGTGGGTCGTCGGCGCGGGGCTGTTCGCGCTCGGCGCCCGCGCCGTCTGGGCCGTGACGTTTGGAGGTGGCCTATGAAAGCCTATGCAAACCGCGCCCACCCCCTGTGGCTGGCGTATATCATCCACCGCCTGTCGGGCCTGGCGTTGGCGCTGTTCCTGCCCGCACATTTCTGGGTGATGGCGATGACACTGACCAACCCCGCCCGCTTTGATGCTTTCGCCGAGATAACCCGCCTGAACCTTCTGAAGGTCGCGGAATTCGGCCTCGTGTTCCTGCTGGCCGTGCACATGTTCGGCGGGTTGCGCCTGATGGCGATGGAGTGGCTGCCGTGGAACGGCCCGCAAAAGACCCTCGCCGCAGCCGCCGCCGCCCTGTCCTTCTTCATTGCAACACTTTTCTTCATGCAGGCCATCTGATGCGCATTTCCGATATCGAACGCCATGACACCGATATCCTGATCTTAGGGACGGGCGGCGCTGGCCTTTTCGCGGCGCTTCATGCGCAACAAACCGCGCCCGAAGGCACCAAGATCACCATCGCCGTGAAAGGCCTGATCGGCAAATGCGGCTGCACGCGAATGGTACAGGGCGGCTATAACGTGGCGCTCGGCGGCGGCGACACCGTGGAGCGGCACTTCATGGACACGATCAACGGCGGCAAATGGCTGCCCAATCAGGACATGGCGTGGCGGCTGTGCGAACAGGCCGTGGTGCGCATCCGCGAGTTGGAGAATGAGGTCGGCTGCTTCTTCGACCGCAACAAGGATGGCTCGCTGCACCAGAAGGCCTTCGCCGGGCAAACGGCGGATCGCACCGTCCACAAGGGCGACCTGACGGGGATCGAGATCATCAACCGCCTGATGGAGAAGGTCCTGGCGAGCGGGGTCGAGAAGCTGCAAGAGCACCGCGCCGTGGGGCTGATCCCGACGAAGGACGGATCCGCGTTGGCGGGCGTTCTGATGATCGACATGCGGACGGGCAAGTTCCGTCTTGTCCGCGCCAAGACCGTGATGATGGGCACCGGCGGCGGGCCCACGATGTACAAGTACCATACGCCGTCGGGCGACAAGACGATGGATGGCCTCGCCATGGCCCTGCGCGCGGGGCTGTCGCTTCGCGATATGGAGATGGTGCAGTTCCACCCGACGGGCTTGCTGGCGGGCGATCATACCCGGATGACTGGCACGGTTCTGGAGGAAGGGTTGCGCGGCGCGGGGGGGCAGTTGATCAACCATTCCGGCGCGCGGTTCATGTTCGACTACGACGGCAAGGGTGAACGGGCGACGCGCGACGTCGTCTCTCGTGGGATCTACGCCGAGATGCGCAAGAACAACAATCCCGAGCAGGAGGGGGTCTTCATCTCGATGTCCCACCTCGGGCCGGATTTCGTGCGCAAGAAGTTCAAAGGCATGGTCCAGCGCTGTGCCGACAGCGGGTTTGATCTGGCCGCTGGCAAGGTGGAGGTCGTGCCGACGGCTCATTACTTCATGGGTGGTGTGATCGTGGACGTGGACACGCGCACCGCTATGGAGGGGCTTTACGTGGCCGGGGAAGACGCGGGCGGCGCCCACGGATCCAACCGTTTGGGCGGCAATGGTGTTGCGAATTCCACCGTCTACGGCGGCATTGCAGGCGACACGATGGGCCGTGACGTGGGCGCGATGTCTTTGCGGGAGCCAGATGAGGACGTGCTGGCGGCTGAGTTTGAGCGGGCGATTTATCCGTTGTCGAAGAAGCCCGATCTGGTGCTGCCGCTGCGCAAGCAATTGCAGGAGGTGATGTGGGAAGAAGTCGGCGTAATGCGCACGGCGGCAGGGATGGAACGAGGCCTGAAAGGCATTGCCGAGGTGTCGAACGCGCTGATGGACATAGGCGTGGACGACGCCAACCTGGCGTTCAATCTGACGTGGCACGATTGGCTGAACCTCCGCTCGCTCTGTGATGTCTCGGAGGTGGTCACGAAAGCCGGGATCGCGCGCGAAAACTCCCGCGGGGCACATTTCCGCGAAGACTTCCCCGAACCGGGCGCCATGGAGGACAGCGAGTTCACCGTCGCGCGTATCGACGGGAATGGGGTGAAGGTCGGCCGTGAGCCGGTGCAATTCACCATCGTGCGGCCCGGCGAGACGGTGTTGCCCGAAGGTGCGCCCGAAACGTTGGTGGCGGCGCAATGACGGGTTGCGCCCTGACCTTTGGCCAGGCCGCCCAATGCGAGGGGCGCTGCCCCTCGCGCTCCCCGGAGTTGTATGGGCAAGATGAAGGAGGAGCAGAATGATACCGATCGCGCTGATTCAAGAGGTGGCGGAGGGCCTGATGGACAAAGCCGCCATCGAGATTCCGCAGGATTACCTTGATGGGTTGCAGGAAGCCGCGCGGACCGAGGACGGGGATTTGTCGTCGTTTGTCCTGAAGGCGATGCTCGACAATTACGAGGCCGCCAAAGAGGACCGCCGCGCGATGTGTGGCGACACCGGCGTGCCGCGCTGGTTCGTGAAGATGGGCAATGAGGCGCAGGTTGAAGGCGGCATGGTGGCGCTGGAGGCCGCGTTGCGGCGGGCCACGGCGAATGCGACCAACGGCGTGCCGCTGCGGCCCAACCGGGTGCATCCGCTGTGGCGGACGGACCACAACAACAACGTCGGCATCGGCGCCCCGGAGATTGAGTATGGGTTTGAGCCGCCAGCCCCCGGCGAGGGAAGTGCCCAATGGATTGACCTGATTACTGTCCACAAGGGTGGTTTGTTCGGAACGGACTACCGGATGCTGTTCCCCAGTGACGGGGTGCAGGGGATCAAGCGGTTCTACCTCGATAGCCTCATGGCGTTCGGCAAGCGGGGCTTGGCGTGTCAGCCGGCGATCATCGGGATCGGGCTGGGTGGGTCCAAGGATATCTGCATGACCTTGGGCAAGCGGGCCTCGACGTTGCGGATTGTGGGGTCTCGGAATTCTGATCCGCGCATTGCGGAAATGGAGGATGAGTTCAAGGAGCTTGGGAACTCTATCGGCATGGGTGCCATGGGGTTTGTGGGCAAGAACATGGTCATCGATTGCAACATCGAAGTGGGGTACTGCCACACCGGCGGCCTGCCGATGTCCGTGCACGCTTTCTGTCTGTCGTCGCGCCGCGCGGTCGCGCGCATCCACAAGGATGGGGGGGTGGAACATCGCACGGACCCGGATTGGTTCACCGACTATCAGCGGCGTGAGACCGTGGAGTGGGAACCAGCGATGGAGGCGGCGGAATGAGCATTCGTGAAATCATCCTGTCCACGACCCCCTCGGACGCGGACATTGCAAAGCTGAAACTCGGCGATGTCGTCTACCTGTCGGGCCTGATGTATACGGCGCGGGAGGGCGTCTACATGCGCGCGCTGGAAGAGCGGGCGAATATCCCGATGGAGTTGCCCGCGCAGTCGGCGGCGAACTTTCATTGCTCCCCCGCCGCTCGGATCAACCCTGATGGCTCGTTTGATATGGGGGCCGTGACGGCCACGGCCTCCTTCCGCTTTGCCAAGTGGTTGCCGGAGTGGATGGCCAAGACCGGGGCAAAGCTGATCGTTGGCAAGGGGGGCATGACCTCGAAGGACTACAAGGAATACTTCGTGCCCAACGGGGCGGTTTACCTGTCGACCGTGGGCTATGGCACGGGTGCGTTGCTCGGGCGCGGGGTGGAGAACGTGGAGGCGGTCCATTGGAACGAGGAACTGGGCCTCGCGCAGGCGATGTGGGTTCTGAAATGCAACAAGATGGGGCCGTTTATCGTCGCCTCGGACATGAACGGCGACTGCCTGTTCGAGCGGGAGAATGCCAAGATCGCCGA
It contains:
- a CDS encoding nitroreductase family protein, translating into MPQDPLPARYGDAPDMVQDDLLASMAARGSCRMFQDRAVPDPLLQTLCAVALASPTKSDLQQRDIVLLTSADVREELARLVGGQAWVAGAPMLAVFCGNNRRQRLLHQWHNIPFANDHLDAVINATADAAIALGAFVTAAEAMGLGCCPISAVRNRARAVADLLHLPDHVFPFAGLAIGYPAQTPPITPRLPLSVTVHSDRYREDNLQEAVAAYDKTRPYATQRFPDIFGTSDAYGWSEDKVRQYSQPERADFGAYIRSIGFKLD
- a CDS encoding succinate dehydrogenase/fumarate reductase iron-sulfur subunit, which codes for MTTDVLKVTIERGAGQDVFEVPAYDSQTVLDVVSWVQQNADPTLSYRFACRVGMCGSCAMMVNGVPRWTCRTHISKVLEGNEVTIGPLRNLPVIKDLAVDMDPFFDKWVAAEGVHHGGLTRDDPIAPVDESSAGRVEANAGIECINCSVCYAACDTVAGNTDYLGPAALQRAWTLLNDTKDEGRAAILDAVSGTGGCHNCHSMGSCTAYCPNDLDPMSAIAGLKRETAKNWFRRGR
- a CDS encoding succinate dehydrogenase, producing the protein MLTIRLYMLQRITALLMAPLVIGHLAVMIYAIQGGISAEEILGRTQGSLAWFAFYGTFVAAVSIHGAIGLRAVVHEWGGVKGPALEVLMWVVGAGLFALGARAVWAVTFGGGL
- the sdhC gene encoding succinate dehydrogenase, cytochrome b556 subunit, giving the protein MKAYANRAHPLWLAYIIHRLSGLALALFLPAHFWVMAMTLTNPARFDAFAEITRLNLLKVAEFGLVFLLAVHMFGGLRLMAMEWLPWNGPQKTLAAAAAALSFFIATLFFMQAI
- a CDS encoding L-aspartate oxidase, encoding MRISDIERHDTDILILGTGGAGLFAALHAQQTAPEGTKITIAVKGLIGKCGCTRMVQGGYNVALGGGDTVERHFMDTINGGKWLPNQDMAWRLCEQAVVRIRELENEVGCFFDRNKDGSLHQKAFAGQTADRTVHKGDLTGIEIINRLMEKVLASGVEKLQEHRAVGLIPTKDGSALAGVLMIDMRTGKFRLVRAKTVMMGTGGGPTMYKYHTPSGDKTMDGLAMALRAGLSLRDMEMVQFHPTGLLAGDHTRMTGTVLEEGLRGAGGQLINHSGARFMFDYDGKGERATRDVVSRGIYAEMRKNNNPEQEGVFISMSHLGPDFVRKKFKGMVQRCADSGFDLAAGKVEVVPTAHYFMGGVIVDVDTRTAMEGLYVAGEDAGGAHGSNRLGGNGVANSTVYGGIAGDTMGRDVGAMSLREPDEDVLAAEFERAIYPLSKKPDLVLPLRKQLQEVMWEEVGVMRTAAGMERGLKGIAEVSNALMDIGVDDANLAFNLTWHDWLNLRSLCDVSEVVTKAGIARENSRGAHFREDFPEPGAMEDSEFTVARIDGNGVKVGREPVQFTIVRPGETVLPEGAPETLVAAQ
- a CDS encoding fumarate hydratase; this encodes MIPIALIQEVAEGLMDKAAIEIPQDYLDGLQEAARTEDGDLSSFVLKAMLDNYEAAKEDRRAMCGDTGVPRWFVKMGNEAQVEGGMVALEAALRRATANATNGVPLRPNRVHPLWRTDHNNNVGIGAPEIEYGFEPPAPGEGSAQWIDLITVHKGGLFGTDYRMLFPSDGVQGIKRFYLDSLMAFGKRGLACQPAIIGIGLGGSKDICMTLGKRASTLRIVGSRNSDPRIAEMEDEFKELGNSIGMGAMGFVGKNMVIDCNIEVGYCHTGGLPMSVHAFCLSSRRAVARIHKDGGVEHRTDPDWFTDYQRRETVEWEPAMEAAE
- a CDS encoding fumarate hydratase C-terminal domain-containing protein is translated as MSIREIILSTTPSDADIAKLKLGDVVYLSGLMYTAREGVYMRALEERANIPMELPAQSAANFHCSPAARINPDGSFDMGAVTATASFRFAKWLPEWMAKTGAKLIVGKGGMTSKDYKEYFVPNGAVYLSTVGYGTGALLGRGVENVEAVHWNEELGLAQAMWVLKCNKMGPFIVASDMNGDCLFERENAKIAENVARVYEGTRPATLKRYGESDDRTDEVI